Proteins encoded in a region of the Trypanosoma brucei gambiense DAL972 chromosome 11, complete sequence genome:
- a CDS encoding Ran-binding protein 1, putative has protein sequence MADGKAENELMEIEEIAVSDGGAARFAPVEVKSGEEKYNIVWEETGKLLRFDEGENAWKERGQGMAKILQKKEDSGVYMFVFRREGVGKLAAQHYLLRGMTIKVHPQSEKALLWTAFKDYSDDEEGFPERFVLRFASKELADSGLKAFNDALSKTTT, from the coding sequence ATGGCAGACGGTAAGGCAGAAAATGAGTTGATGGAAATTGAAGAAATCGCCGTTTCAGACGGAGGGGCCGCTCGCTTCGCACCAGTAGAAGTGAAGAGCGGTGAGGAAAAGTACAACATCGTTTGGGAGGAAACTGGGAAGCTTCTGCGCTTCGATGAGGGTGAGAATGCGTGGAAGGAGCGTGGGCAGGGCATGGCAAAGATACtacagaagaaggaagacaGTGGGGTGTACATGTTCGTATTCCGCCGTGAAGGTGTTGGGAAGTTGGCGGCCCAGCACTACTTACTTCGTGGCATGACGATTAAGGTGCATCCACAGAGCGAAAAGGCACTTCTGTGGACGGCGTTCAAGGACTacagtgatgatgaggagggCTTCCCCGAGAGGTTTGTGCTTCGGTTCGCCTCGAAAGAATTAGCTGATAGCGGGTTGAAGGCGTTCAACGATGCCCTTTCCAAAACCACCACATAG